Below is a genomic region from Sorghum bicolor cultivar BTx623 chromosome 9, Sorghum_bicolor_NCBIv3, whole genome shotgun sequence.
ACAGTGCGTGTGTGATAGATGTGTGGTTTGCATATCATAGTCCTACACCTGTCGGAATGTCTCGCTTGATGCTAAGCTCTCAGCAGCAGCTAGCAAATGATGagtacatatatatagtagTGAGAGTAGGTTTGTTTTTGTAAGGTTTTTCTCTATCTTTTGTGTGTGGAAGGTGATGCAAGCATTTGATATAGATTAACCTTTGTTGCATGCATATTATAGTTAAGGACTTAAGGTCAACATGCATGAtgtgtacatgcatgcatgtttggTATAGTTTTGTTAATTCCTGCTCATTAATTTACAATATTGGTACTTTGGTCGTTTAGAAGTCAAGACCACTTGGGGTATGGTGTCATATGCATGTATGCACTCCTCTAGAGCTTCCAACTAGGGATGCTTGTAGCCAACTTCTGATGGAGTACACACATCCACATAATGTTAAGAAAAGATGGCAAAAAAAATGTTTATTTTGGACAGTGTTCCTTGAATTTTTGGAGTATATATAGATTTAATtaagcccagcaagaagcatGAAGTGTTAGACTTCCTGAGAAAGCATCCTTTGATAATTGATAGTGCCAACTTTTTTCGACGGAAAAGAGAATAATAGTTCAACAGCAATGTGGGCATTCGAAATCCAAACATCTATATATTAATCTGAATATTACACTATAAAGGGATAGACAAGAAAGATAGTTCATTCAAGATTCTTACTCATGATTTTTAGCTTTACTGATTTTTTTTCCAGTTATATGCTTTTATCCTTGATTATGATAGCTTTAGGGGGATGTTCCTGTATGTTGTCGTAGTCAGAAAGGCCCCCATCAAATAAATTGTGCAAATGCATAACTACATAGTTTTCAAAACAATAATTATCGCAATAATGGCGCGCAATTGATGCCACAATAGGCAGAGCAATGATATGTTAGTTCCAACAATTCAAGAGCATACAtagtagcagtagtagtagtagcagcagctagTTTCTAAAGCAAAAGAAAAGGCACAAACTGATGGGACATAACAAACTCGACAGCTCCACAGAATGGGCTTGGGCGATTTTCTGATGAAAGGTAGGTATAATTGCCTTGCCAAAAGAACATTCCAAAGGCTTACAATCGACTGCTTTTCATTTTGCACTGTAAAATGGCTTGTACATTTTGCTTGTGAGAGGGACAGCCCTTGCCCATGCTGAGAAAACATTTAAATGCCTAACAATTGACTGAACATAACAGATGAGATATCTTTAGCTATTTCTGTGCATTGGGAAGGGGAGAGATCTCATCCAAACAACAATGCTAGCCTGCTAGGAGAGACCTCACACACTACACAGGCCCAGGCAGTGGCCTAATTCAATAGAGTTGGTTGAGAGCAAATAAAATGAAAGGGACAAGAAAACCCTCCTCCCTCTAAGGTAGTTAGAAGACCCCTCTCAGTGTCAGGTCCCTCTCCAACAAACTATGTGTATTTGCATGTCAATCAGTATCACATATCTGCGGCGCAGTGGTCTTCAATTAATGGACATACCCAACCACCAATTGATGCAGCTAGCAACAGAACCCATGGCTATTGGATACCTCTTACAGCTTTTTCAGTGAAGTACACTAAGTTCCATACAGAAAATGATGTTTTTAGATGGTCACAGGATACACATCATATATGAACTTTGAAATGAATTCCCTTTGTTCTCTATCAACTAGACATGAATCATTAATATATGGCCAATGTCCAATATTCATAATGTAGCAGCTATTAAGAAGTAGAAGAGCCTTGATCACATAAAAAATCTAAGCTTACAGACACAGCAGTTGGGAAACATACAACTGTAAAAATGCTACGGAGTATTGCATAAATTCCATATGGATTCGCTACCCCCAACTAATCTAAGAATGCTAGCAACAAGAATAAAAATGGAAATGGCATCAGAATCTTTGCAGTAGCCATTTTGCCATAGAACACGAGTATAGGTAATAGCAAGTAGGGTCCACTGAAGTACAAAAGCTTGATAAGAAATAAAATGCTCCCCAGGGCCCCCTAAAGAGCATATCCATGCTATCCATATAAAGCCAAGCAAAGGAAAGGAGGCACACATGCAACGGGTCCTCTTTATGGCAAGATGAATGAGATGTCCCAGGAGGGGTGTAGTGGCAGGGGCAGTGATGAGTGATACCAAGCACTGATGGGTCTATCCATGGAGCAGTCGAAAAAGCATGCCCAATCCTGTCGAAAAAACCCATTTGCCCATTGGAAAATTGGTCACACCAAAGTTTCATGTACGGCTGATCCAGAGCTATccatgcttttttttttttgaaagatggaGCTATCCATACATCACAAGAACCGAATATGTATAGCATGTGACTGGATTCTGGTTCTGCTCCCAGATGCATCCATAGCATCAAGCTACCGTCTTTTCAAGGCTGCAGCTTTTGAGTTGCTGCATATTCATACATCAATCAGTCAAAATCTTCTCATCTTTCTTCAGTCTCCTTTTTCTCTCATGGCACACATCCAATTGGTCTTCGTGATAACTCCATTATATTGATCAAATCGATCCTGGGCAGATTTTAACTCACATGTTGATGCTTTTTCTTCACTGTTGTTGCAGTAATGTGGTGAACGAGTATGTGGGAGCAATGAGGCAGCTTGCATGTGAGATCCTGGACCTGTTAGGAGAGGGGCTAGGGCTCAAGGACCCCAGATCCTTCAGCAAGCTCATCACTGACACAGACAGCGACTCACTCCTGAGGATCAACCACTACCCTCCAGCATGCACCATTCAGAAGCTTGACCATGACAACCAATGCAAGATGAAGAGCAGTTTCAGAATCAAGACTGGCAATGGTGTGAACCAGTCAGCAGGTGCACGGATCGGATTCGGGGAGCATTCAGACCCGCAGATTCTTAGCTTGCTCCGATCAAACGATGTTGACGGCCTTCAGGTGCTTCTGAACTGCGACGGCAGGGAGGTGTGGGTTCAGGTGCCATCCGATCCATCAGCATTCTTTGTCAATGTTGGTGATCTCCTCCAGGTAAAGGCATCAGTTTACCTGAAAATAAACAGCACTAGTAGATAAAGTAAATGAAAATTGCTTCTATGAGCTACTTAGAAATTAAATTAGCAGACTCTTAAGTCTAAAACAAGCACAGAGGCTAGGCACAACTCAGCACCCCCACCATTAGTACTCACATATGAAATTGCATTATGCAACTCCCGTCTCAGTGCATCATAGAAATAGATTCTTCACTTACTAAAAACATGAAAAAGAAATGTATCTCTATTTGATTCGAACTCTAAATAGACACCAGGTTAGCTATTGCTCCTTTTGTGAAAAGATGGGTCGGCACTGATATTTTTGGACACATCTCTTGGACTGCATCAAGTACATCATACCAACTGACAAGAATTTCTGTTTTTGTCTTGTTAGTTGTTACTACATCTGAATCTAACAATAACCAGATATCAATCCATAGTGCAACAATACAATATTATGTCTCTCATACTTGGTTTGTATTCATCTCTCCTTTCCCTTTCTTGTTCCCAGGCTTTGACAAATGGGAAGGTGATAAGTGTCCGGCACAGGGTAATTGCAAACTCCTGCAGGGCAAGGCTGTCCACAATCTACTTCGCTGCGCCGCCACTGCATGCACGAATTTTGGCCCTCCCAGAGACAATCACAGCCAACTCACCCCGCCAGTACCGGCCCTTCACCTGGGCCGAGTACAAGAAGACAATGTACTCCCTCCGCCTGAGCCACAGCCGCCTCAACCTCTTCCACAtcgaccatgatgaccacagcAATgtcggcaaaggagaacaagaatAGGGAGCACTTGCTGAACTGCAGGCAGAGTTAATGGTGGGGACTAGGTAGGTAGAATTGTCCCCAAAATTTTGGCTCTCTGGCTTCCACAGCTAGATATCTAGTATTATGATGGTGTAGGGTTGTGAGTCTGCCAATGTGTAATAGTATTTAGCATTGTACAGAAGTCCTTGTTGTATGGTACTGATGTACTATTGCCTGTTTTAGCAGTTTGTTGTCTCCACCTAACTTTTAtttactctctcccccttttctAGTGTTGCCTTTGCTTAAAGAAACCTCTTCCTTGCACAAAAGTGAGACCTAACTCAGACTCCTGCTGAAAATTTTGATACAGTATCCTTTTTTAAGAAATCTAAAATTAAAGGCTAGAAGGAGTTCAAATGTCACATATACTATAAGCATAAGTTAGTTCAAGGAAGTGATAGAATGTTCCAGTAATTAATTCTGCAAATCCATTCCATCACAAACTATTCCCCACTCTTTATCACCTTCGCAGTGCAAATATTGACCCAAATTGAGCTATATCATATTATCTATATGAATAATAAGcacattttttttctcgaacacacaGGAGAGCTATgaatcattatattaagaagaaaaggAAAGCGGATTGACTCCATACAAAATCCACACACTCATGCCTCACACCTTGCAGTGAGTTGCACATGCCCATAAACAACCTGACCACATCCTAGAGGCTACAGCCTTAAAGGGCGCTTGCCTCCAACTGGCTCAAGGACCAGCATTATTCATCACTATTAAAAAGAACCTAATTCAGTTTCAAATCATAGGCAGCGAATACAAAATGAGTTAATTTTAGTTATCTGCCATTCTTCATGACATCAGAATCAAAGTAAATTACCAAATGTGGATTCAACAAAAGAATAAGCAAATCTCATATTAATGGTAAAGGGGGAATATATCACAGTACATCCTGAAATGGAGTTTATGGTGATCGATTTACAAAAGCAATGGCCTATTTCGATGATATTTCAACCCAAGTTGGTTTTGTTGTCCTCGACTGTCCATATTAAATGATGAGAGAACAAAAAAAACATGATTTGAGCAAATCAATGTATTGGCCCCTCTCATATATAGTCACACACCTACAGTCTTTCAGACTGTTATACAGTGTGAATCTCTCTGATTGAGAATTAATACCTTACATTGTATGCGATGGCAAGAAAAGCAAGAAAAGACAGAGACTCAGTGAAGCTGCATggctttttttttgagagagagagagagttagcTGCATGGAGTGAGTATGCCTATTATTTGGGAGAAGTATTAGGCAGAGTGCTGTCCTGGGAAAACTTCAATGTCCAACTCCCACAGCAAGACACCACAGGCATTGCCAAATGGTGGGAGGAGGCAGCAAGCAAGGTGCCAAAGCAGGATTGAAGGTGGTTCAATGGAATCCCGAATCCTCATTTACATTATATGGAACTTGTAAAAGGAGAGGAATAGGAGGATTTTCGAAAACAAACACAAAACGGTGAAGGACCGAAAACGGCGaccagagggggggtgaatgggAGCCTCAAATTTCTTTCGAAATATTTAGCCACTGTCCCGAGTTCACCACCAAACGCGCAACAACTCCAAATCTAGAATACTCACGCCAACTGATGCCGGAAGTACCTAGAGAAATTTCTTAGGACTATAGATGTTCAATGCAAGAGACAAAATACAAATCGAAGTCCAAAGAACTAAGTTGTGGACAAAACGGAAAATTAGGGCCAGAGAAAATTCATTAGAAAATCGCCAAGAAAAACGGACAGAGTAACGGCTTAAAAATGGAGCACTCTATTTTACCAGCGAGAACTGGATCCCTGCAAAACAAATCACTGAATTGGATTTGCTCGGCACTCGATGGTGCGCGGCCTACCAATAAAAAAAACACAACCAGTTAGGAGATGAACGAACTGCTACTTAGCTCCTGACAAAAAGATGAAACGATTTGCTTGCAAACTGAAACAAGAGATTGAATGGAACAGCAGCCTGAGCAACGAACTACTAGCAGCTGCCAGTTCGTGCTTGGATGAGCACTTGCTCGGGCTCAGCGCTGAGTGTTTGAAGCTGTCCGGCTGTCATCCATAGGAGCCGCTGCAATGAAGGGCAACTGAAGCAAAACGCTAGGCAACGGGAGCCCTCCTGGGACTGCAACGAGTGCTGCTCAAGTGAGCCAGCAAGGTGCTTGAATACTAAATGCTGCTTTGGTAGCACTGCTGCTAGTTCAGGCCATGACAGCACCCTTCCAGACTCCCGTATGAAGCACGAACTATAGAACAAGAACGAAGCTGAACAGACAGAGAGAGGAGCGGTCACAAAAACAACAAAAAATTCAACCAAAAACTCCACGAAAAACTCTTAAACTTGGCATAGACCAAATTCAACCTAGCACGAACTCATCCCCAAAAAATCATTGTCTAGGATTAAGCCAATCTCTAGGAAAATCAGATCACGTGCAAGAACTCGAAAAATATCCCCAAAACCGAAAATTGCTCAGATCTTGATGCACAAGTGGAAATTGCTCAAATCACTCGGTCATCCTGTTCATCACTTGGTAAAGCATCAAACTGACCAAACAAACTCCATAGAAAACTTAAAACTAGCACGAATCATGGAAGCGAAAAACAGGTGAACAGTAACTCACTCGCAAAAATAACAGACACAAACACTGCTTAATGATACACGAAAATCACAGCTAAGTATGTTGAATCCCGGAGGACAAGTGGAGGATTTGGGCCTCCATTCCCAACTCAAAATCACACGAAAAATCACCACGAAAAATCAGTTCATGGCACTCTCTCttgagaaaatctaaaaaaaaaaactgacccTAGAGAGAGAGCGCGCTACGGGAGAGAGAGAGCGGTAGGTGGAGAGGGTTTTTTTAGATGGGGAACTCCCGGTTTATTTATCAGGCATATTACATATTTCCCAAATGTCCCTAAATATTTTTGAGCGAACTAGCTAGCCCCAGGGGCATTCTAGTCCAACTCGTCATGACCTAAATCCGACGACCACCGCGCCTCCTCACCGGTAGCCTCGCTCCAAAGCGATCTCACCGATGCCGCCACGTGCCATCCGTCTGCATCGGGACCTCCGCCcgggttttgaggcccaaacccgcGAAACCCGCCGCGAGTAGCGTACTCCATACGCTTCCCCGCCACTCGACACGTGTCACCGCCGTCCTCGACCGGCCGGCCCGCTAAGTCCTCCTGAGCCTCGCTCGACTCGCGTCTGCCGTCTTGACTTGGTCAACACGGTCACTCCCATGTACTCTTGCACTTGTCGATGTCCCAGATGTCAGccactgcggctggtcatccgGCCTCCTGGTCCGTCAGTCCAAGCCTCACGTCCATCCTTCACCGCTCCAGGTCCATCGGCATGGCACGTCTCTACTTGACCTTCTCCTCGCCATCGACCACCGCCTCCGAGCTCCACAACTGAAGACCACAAGCCAAAAGACATGTCGCACACATAGCTTTCGCCATGGTAACGTTAGTCACTGACTCAACCTATTCGTGGATCACGTTGACAATCACTCATCACAAAACGAACCACAAGGGTACTTCTCAACCTTGTGTTCGCAAACGGTCCTACAGGTGGCCTCATTGACAAAAGAGGATATCATGCAAAGACGCAGGGCTGTATCCTTTGATGGGTAAACACCAGTAGCGGTGCGACATGCTTGTCTTGCCCCGGTCCTAGGACCGTAGTGTTTGGCACCAGAGGGTGCCTTGTGCACATAAACTTCTTTATCCTTACTTAATTGAGCGGTAGAGCTCCTGCCTTTTATTTCAAAAAAATTAGGCAGACCTCGAGCAGCTATGGTCCTATTTGGGAGCTAGAATGGCAGCACCATGTTTGTTACTACAGCATAATCCTGAATCTCACAAAAACAGTAAGAGCCCTGCCTAATACATCCAAGATAGTTATGCAGGATGCCATCGTCATAGCTGCATGAGCCATGATTGCAGTTGACCAATGCATTTATAGTTGTTCAAGACAGCTCTAATCGCTGCATATTCATGCAATCTATTTTAAGGAAACAAGGTATAGTGATCAGTAACAGGGGAAAAAAACTTGAAAGGTATTTCTGATGACGGCATATACATGTCAAAATGGAGTAAACTGAGATCCAACATTGTGATAACACAATGAGCAGAAATAAAGGGGGTTAACTCTTGTTAGAACAGACATGCTCTGGTGATTTTTTTTGAGTTGTGAGACCTCAAAGAAAAAATAGGTCTATGGTATAAATATATGCTACCAAACAGATGAGAAAAGGTCTCCATAGCAAATTGCAAATATTAACTGCACTGGTTGCTTGCAAGACTGCAACGAAAAAAGCCTAGAGTAACTGGATAAATTACAATCACCGGTGAACAAAAATTTCAGTACTTCTAGGCATGCTTTAGTGATGAGAATTTTGATGCTGATGGGGAAAAAAAGAAGATATTTGTGTTTTGATGTACTAGGTATTAAATTGCTTGTAGTCAGGAGGGCAGCTGAGCACTAGAATTTGATGAGGAAATAAGATGTGGATTAGCATCTGCATTCTAAAGGATCCCTGAATACTTCCAGGTTTCCAGCTCTAGAAATCATAAGACATCAGCCGAATTGCTTAAATTGTTTGCACTTATGATAGAATCTGGAAATATCAGTTCAAGGACATGTaagcaaggtttgcacatgggAAATAATAGATTGATTATGAGGTGCAATATGCACGCATGTATGAATCTATGACTTACGGGAACAAAACCAATAAATGAAGATCTTGCCTATGAGTCTATGACTAATCACACAATGTGCAAGGGCTCAAGGCTTGATGCGGCATGTCACATGTCGGCCCAACCAGCCGAACTAGGGCACTGACCATCTGTCTAACAGGTTAGAATTTTAAGCAACTAAGTGGACAAATAGATGTTAACACTTTTTATTCATGCTTTAACTTCATTACCTACAAATCCTCAAGCTTCTGCAATTCCATTTCTGGATTAGATGTTACATGGTGGCATGGTGCTTGAAAGAGCGTGCGGAAAGGCAATGAGATATTCCATGACACGCCTATATGAACAATCCATACACTAGACTAGGGGTAGAGCATACTTGAGATGCTTAGTTTAATGTATTTGATTGGAAAAAATAGCTTCTAATGGAGAACGCATTTAAGTAGCTACTAGAGCCTAGATTAGTCAATTTCATTCCTGTTGTATGTGAAATTGATTCTTCAAAATTACATCCAGCAGATCACAGCATGGTATGTGGATTCTGCATTGAAGGATGGCACAGAAGGGGACACTTCCAGATTCGTAAGTCCACGAAACAAAATGTTCACttgcaggccttgtttagttccaaaatattttgcaaaatcgacactgtagctttttcgtttgtatttgacaaatattgtcaaatcatggactaactaggctcaaaagattcgtctcgtcaatttcgaccaaactctgcaattagtttttatttttgtttatatttaatacttcatgtatatgtctaaagattcgatgtgacggggaatctgaaaaattttgcaaaactttttgggaactaaacaaggcccaaaggtTGGCAGTTCAAAacataaacaaggcccaaaggtTGGCAGTTCAAAACATGCGGCAGACTTCATACCCTGCCAGTtttagtttcttttttttttgaaagatccaCATCAAATCGACATAATCCCTATAATTCCAGGCACTTGGTCTAACGCAAGCTCACTTTACTTAGAGAGATGAATGAACAATAGATAATTTCGCACTAAAAAGTTCGTAAATTGAAAGCCGAACCATTTGAGCACAAACAAAATGTagcaaaaatataaatatcTCCCCCAACACGTCTACTCTCACCGAGACAAGAAAAGACCATACTTGAGTAGTAATCCCCCATCCTTTTACCTGATCTCCGGGCTTGAGGTTGCAGGCACGCAAAATGCAGTTAGCGAGGGAAATCGCCGAGCTTTCCTGAGTCCTGATGATGCCGGCCCACCTGGGCGGGCAAGGGTGCTACCGGCGGCGGCACGAAGACCTAACGGAGCAAGCATCTGGTCCCAGACTCCCAGCCCATCAGCTCGGCGGACTCGCCCGCCGCCGAACCTCAGCAGATCCGCCCGCCGTCGCATTTCGGCGGCGACTCCTCGGCGGCCAGCTGGGAATGGGAAAGGCTTGGGCCGAATCTTAGTCCAGACGTTAACGGCCCACAGCTTTGCCAGCTTGGCCCATTAGTTCCAGATAATTGAGTTTTCTTTTGGGGTAGCTTCTTTTTCGCCCAAACTAGATTCAACAcgattctaaaaaaaaaaagactttcGACATATACAACACCTGTACTATGCACTCATATGTATGTGTATAtactagtttttttattttgagaAAAATTAATCAAGAAAAAAGATATAGAAAAGACAAATACACTAGCTTAGTCCAGAGGATATATTAAAAAACAAGCAGAAAGAACCAACCAGAATTTGTAGAAGTAGATTATTTTGTGTAGCTATTAGATTCATATAAGCCTGCGAGATCTGCAGTTCTATCAATAATAAGGCAACATAATTTAGAAGATTACAACACTTGCATAAGCCCATGGACGCTATGAGTTCTCCATAGTTTCCATAAAAAGTGAAGTAGCAAGAGCTATGCTACACTTACTTCTTAAGGATTTTGCTTGTTGCTTGCTTGAGCTTTAGAACCGAAGGATTTGGGTCTTAGGCACCGGCGGAGCAAGTTCCCTATAATAATATAAAGGAGATAATTATTTAGAAATATATGTTTGTAGTAATTTTGAACGGTTCTTCAAAAAACTATAACACTAAGATGGTAAATAACATAGTGTGTAGTATCTTCCTCCATGAAGACCTCAATGGAACTAGTTCGGGTTAACTGAATTGCTCCTCTTGCTCCTAACTTTTGTGAAACCTGTACAACAGTGCAATGTTACCACAAGTTTATTACTCAATAGTTGTCCTCGATACAAGCCTCATATGGGACAGTTCAAAGAATCCTAGTGGCCTGGCAAAAGTATGTTAGCATAGTAAGTTTTCATATTAATAGGTTGTAGTCCTTCTATCTTCTATTTTAGTTTCATCCCAAGTAATCTATACTAGCAAAAatgtccgtgcgttgcaacggaagaaaaacatcaaataaccctagaaagtgatgacataatgttacatatctatttatatttatcctttttataaaatttaaagtccataatttattttattgataaccataacatctatggtattagatagttaatatttacaataacatgtagcttgaagacatatttatttaataataaaaatagaaattagatAAACCTTATctcactctaatattaccttTTAATATACctcagtattatattaaaacatgagaagtttgatgctagcattattttttatttagattaggattgctaTGCAATATGagtcaagcatcacattaaataggtgaaaggtcctaa
It encodes:
- the LOC8080913 gene encoding gibberellin 2-beta-dioxygenase 2, with product MLMLFLHCCCSNVVNEYVGAMRQLACEILDLLGEGLGLKDPRSFSKLITDTDSDSLLRINHYPPACTIQKLDHDNQCKMKSSFRIKTGNGVNQSAGARIGFGEHSDPQILSLLRSNDVDGLQVLLNCDGREVWVQVPSDPSAFFVNVGDLLQALTNGKVISVRHRVIANSCRARLSTIYFAAPPLHARILALPETITANSPRQYRPFTWAEYKKTMYSLRLSHSRLNLFHIDHDDHSNVGKGEQE